A stretch of the Aegilops tauschii subsp. strangulata cultivar AL8/78 chromosome 4, Aet v6.0, whole genome shotgun sequence genome encodes the following:
- the LOC109772412 gene encoding uncharacterized protein — translation MASSPSSSSSLRSSCSFPNLLLWLLNLSLLALAASALGPALLLRPRPTPFGWALVSVHAATLLSTLASMYTHLARRRLCCHAHAALAVTALCGHALASYALLLRRDRSLALLASARDRREQVALVLLEAALLLAMFLVQAVALAAACAVGRRWAREHEAAEAEKAAAARKMARVRAGVTPVDEEKGASGKVVLTGNADEC, via the coding sequence ATGGCGTCGAGCCCCAGCTCCAGCTCCAGCCTGAGGAGCTCCTGCTCCTTCCCCAACCTGCTGCTGTGGCTCCTCAACCTCTCCCTGCTCGCCCTCGCGGCGTCCGCGCTCGGCCCGGCGCTGCTGCTCCGGCCCCGCCCGACGCCCTTCGGCTGGGCGCTCGTCTCCGTGCACGCCGCCACTCTACTCTCCACCCTCGCGTCCATGTACAcgcacctcgcccgccgccgcctctgctGCCACGCTCACGCGGCCCTCGCGGTCACCGCGCTCTGCGGCCACGCGCTCGCCTCCTACGCCCTGCTCCTCCGCCGCGACCGCAGCCTCGCGCTGCTCGCGTCGGCCAGGGACCGGAGGGAGCAGGTCGCGCTGGTGCTCCTGGAGGCGGCGCTGCTGCTGGCCATGTTCCTCGTGCAGGCCGTGGCGCTGGCGGCGGCCTGCGCCGTGGGCCGGCGGTGGGCGAGGGAGCACGAGGCGGCCGAGGCCGAGAAGGCCGCCGCGGCGAGGAAGATGGCGCGCGTGCGGGCCGGCGTGACGCCCGTGGACGAGGAGAAGGGGGCGAGCGGCAAGGTGGTGCTCACGGGAAACGCCGACGAGTGCTGA
- the LOC109772413 gene encoding copper-transporting ATPase PAA2, chloroplastic, whose translation MATAPASPLLHVRAQIPSANPLLFARRLRLPRSRRSAAASQQRLRLIPRELSAGSPRAAADPSASTAVDVPPAAEEGASATVLLDVSGMMCGGCAARVRSILAADARVENAAVNLLAESAAVRLRSPAPGAGEELAERLTVCGFPSAARRGGAAAGAAESALKWREMAARKSELLTRSRGRVAFAWTLVALCCGSHASHLLHSLGIHIGHGTFLDVLHNSYVKCGIAVVALFGPGRDILFDGLRAFKQGSPNMNSLVGFGSAAAFAISAVSLLNPELAWNSTFFDEPVMLLGFVLLGRSLEESARLKASSDMNELISLLSPQSRLVVTSSSEDLPSDGILNSDAITVEVPVDDVRVGDSVLVLPGETIPVDGNVTGGSSFVDESMLTGESLPVAKEKGCPVFSGTVNWDGPLRIKATTTGPSSTIAKIIRMVEDAQAHEAPVQRLADAIAGPFVYTVMTLSAATFSFWYLLGTHLFPEVLLNDISGPDGDSLLLSLKLAVDVLVVSCPCALGLATPTAILIGTSMGAKRGLLIRGGDVLERLAGIDAIVLDKTGTLTKGKPVVTSIASLAYDGMEILRLAAAVEKTALHPIANAITKEAELCKLDIPTTSGQLTQPGFGCLAEVDGRLVAVGNLDWVHNRFETKASPTELSDLGKRLEFVPSSEASSSNQSKSIAYIGREGEGIIGAIAISDVLRDDAKSTVDRLKQEGIATYILSGDRKEAVEGIGETVGIRSENRRSSLTPQEKAGIISTLQGEGHRVAMVGDGINDAPSLAAADVGIAMRTHSKENAASDAASVVLLGNRLSQVVDALSLSKATMAKVHQNLAWAVAYNIVAIPIAAGALLPQFDFAMTPSLSGGLMALSSIFVVSNSLLLQLHGSFQKAEKTRTG comes from the exons ATGGCCACCGCTCCCGCCTCTCCACTCCTCCACGTGCGCGCTCAAATTCCCAGCGCCAATCCCCTTCTCTTCGCGCGGCGCCTCCGCCTGCCGCGCAGCCGCCGCTCGGCTGCCGCCTCCCAGCAACGCCTCCGCCTCATCCCGCGCGAGCTATCAGCGGGCTCGCCCCGTGCCGCGGCCGACCCCTCCGCCTCGACCGCCGTCGACGTCCCCCCCGCGGCGGAGGAGGGCGCCAGCGCGACCGTGCTGCTCGACGTCAGCGGCATGATGTGCGGCGGCTGCGCGGCGCGGGTGCGGTCGATCCTCGCCGCGGACGCGCGGGTGGAGAACGCGGCGGTCAACCTCCTCGCCGAGTCGGCCGCGGTGCGGCTGCGGTCCCCGGCGCCGGGCGCTGGGGAGGAGCTGGCGGAGAGGCTGACGGTGTGCGGGTTCCCGTCCGCGGCGCGGCGAGGGGGCGCGGCCGCGGGGGCCGCGGAGAGCGCGCTCAAGTGGAGGGAGATGGCCGCCCGGAAGTCGGAGCTCCTCACCCGAAGCCGAGGCCGCGTCGCCTTCGCGTGGACGCTCGTGGCGCTCTGCTGCGGCTCGCACGCGTCCCATCTCCTCCACTCACTCGGCATCCACATCGGCCATG GAACATTTTTGGATGTGTTGCATAACTCGTATGTGAAATGTGGCATTGCTGTGGTGGCGCTGTTTGGGCCTGGAAGAG ATATACTTTTTGATGGTCTAAGAGCGTTCAAGCAAGGCTCCCCCAACATGAATTCTCTTGTAGGATTCGGGTCTGCAGCTGCATTTGCTATAAGTGCA GTTTCCTTGCTGAACCCTGAATTGGCATGGAATTCAACCTTCTTCGATGAACCG GTCATGCTTCTTGGATTTGTACTTCTGGGACGATCTCTTGAGGAAAGTGCTAGGCTTAAGGCATCTAGCGATATGAATGAGCTAATT TCGCTCTTATCTCCTCAGTCGAGGCTAGTCGTTACATCCTCAAGTGAGGACCTCCCTTCAGATGGCATTTTGAATTCGGATGCAATAACAGTTGAAGTTCCTGTTGATGATGTCCGTGTTGGAGACTCAGTATTGGTTCTTCCAGGAGAAACTATCCCTGTAGAT GGAAATGTCACTGGAGGATCAAGTTTTGTGGATGAATCAATGCTTACTGGAGAATCCTTGCCGGTAGCGAAAGAAAAAGGATGCCCTGTATTTTCTGGAACTGTTAACTGG GATGGACCTTTAAGGATCAAAGCCACAACCACTGGACCGTCGTCAACAATTGCTAAGATAATCCGCATG GTTGAAGATGCACAAGCACATGAAGCTCCTGTTCAAAGGCTTGCGGATGCGATTGCAGGGCCATTTGTGTATACTGTTATGACGTTGTCTGCTGCAACCTTTTCTTTCTG GTACTTATTGGGCACACACCTATTTCCGGAGGTCCTTTTAAATGATATTTCTGGTCCTGATGGGGACTCGTTGCTTTTGAGCTTGAAGCTTGCTGTGGATGTACTA GTTGTTTCCTGTCCGTGTGCACTTGGATTAGCTACGCCTACAGCTATCTTAATAGGAACTTCCATGG GCGCTAAAAGAGGGCTACTTATTAGAGGAGGTGATGTTTTGGAGCGTTTGGCTGGGATAGATGCAATTGTTCTGGATAAG ACAGGGACACTTACGAAAGGAAAACCAGTTGTTACTTCTATTGCTTCTTTAGCATATGATGGgatggagattcttcgtcttgcTGCTGCAGTGGAGAAAACAGCATTGCATCCTATTGCGAATGCTATAACGAAGGAGGCTGAACTGTGCAAACTGGATATTCCAACGACAAGTGGGCAGCTTACACAGCCTGGTTTTGGCTGTTTGGCTGAAGTAGATGGGCGTTTGGTTGCAGTGGGTAATTTGGACTGGGTCCACAATCGTTTTGAAACCAAGGCGTCGCCGACTGAACTGAGTGATCTTGGAAAGCGCCTAGAGTTTGTGCCTTCTAGTGAAGCATCATCTTCGAATCAGTCAAAATCAATCGCTTATATTGGTCGTGAAGGAGAAGGAATAATAGGTGCTATTGCTATCTCAGATGTTCTACGTGATGATGCAAAATCAACTGTGGACAG GCTAAAGCAGGAAGGAATCGCAACCTATATATTGTCAGGAGACAGGAAAGAGGCAGTGGAAGGCATTGGGGAAACTGTTGGAATCAGGAGTGAAAACAGAAGGTCATCCCTCACCCCACAGGAAAAGGCAGGCATTATATCAACCTTGCAAGGGGAGGGGCATAGAGTTGCCATG GTTGGCGATGGAATAAACGATGCACCCTCTTTGGCAGCTGCTGATGTTGGAATAGCTATGCGAACTCACTCAAAAGAGAATGCCGCCTCTGACGCAGCTTCAGTAGTTCTACTAGGGAACCGACTTTCTCAG GTTGTGGATGCCCTATCCCTGTCTAAAGCAACCATGGCGAAAGTTCACCAGAACTTGGCCTGGGCGGTGGCATACAACATAGTGGCCATCCCCATCGCGGCTGGAGCGCTACTGCCTCAGTTTGATTTCGCCATGACACCCTCTCTTTCAG GAGGACTGATGGCCCTGAGCTCCATCTTTGTCGTCAGCAATTCTTTGCTCCTGCAGTTGCATGGATCGTTTCAGAAGGCAGAGAAGACCCGGACCGGATGA